From Streptomyces yatensis, one genomic window encodes:
- a CDS encoding PucR family transcriptional regulator has translation MNDRVPPTAPVPLATLLGHPALGLRQVAGAREADTPVYFVHTSEMEDPVPYLLGGELLLSAGVHCPEAAGAGTYWDRYVARTVQAGAAALGFGIAPVHDTVPRALVEACDRHGLPLVEVPRQTTFTAVASAVWDAMAERRHHELRSVTEAQQSLATAAARPHPVPAVLRQLGQHLGAWTVLYGPDGAELAAAGPRPDRPARTALGALAARLRSGPSSAAGRAAGADGEELQLTAYGLGGPAGPEDRLALGVCAPRRDGADGAIVGVAVVLLSLLTARRVVGAEAERTAALVRLMLGADPARVAGLLSPSPGQAGTPPEGRSGTREDGGLWTVVHGRRRGRGRDDGLLATAALAAGLGTPLVDLDGDALCALVPGEGAVRAQPGWTLGVGAPVAAAELPRGGADAARALRRAVAGRVPLVRHGPSRAGGVVSLVDPAEAGAHGRALLAPLDGAPALLETVRVWLSLHGSWDRTAVALEVHRNTVRQRIARAEALLDVDLGDADVRMELWFALKWA, from the coding sequence ATGAACGACCGCGTACCCCCGACGGCCCCCGTCCCGCTCGCCACCCTCCTCGGCCACCCCGCCCTCGGCCTGCGGCAGGTCGCGGGGGCGCGCGAGGCGGACACGCCCGTGTACTTCGTCCACACCAGCGAGATGGAGGACCCCGTCCCGTATCTGCTGGGCGGCGAGTTGCTGCTCAGCGCGGGGGTGCACTGCCCGGAGGCGGCGGGCGCCGGCACCTACTGGGACCGCTATGTGGCCCGTACCGTCCAGGCGGGCGCGGCGGCGCTCGGCTTCGGCATCGCGCCGGTGCACGACACGGTGCCCCGCGCGCTGGTCGAGGCGTGCGACCGGCATGGGCTGCCGCTGGTCGAGGTGCCGCGGCAGACGACCTTCACGGCCGTCGCGAGCGCCGTCTGGGACGCGATGGCCGAGCGCCGCCATCATGAGCTGCGGAGCGTCACCGAGGCACAGCAGTCGCTGGCGACGGCCGCGGCGCGCCCGCACCCCGTACCGGCCGTGCTGCGGCAGCTGGGTCAGCACCTCGGGGCGTGGACGGTGCTCTATGGCCCGGACGGTGCGGAGCTGGCGGCCGCCGGGCCGCGGCCGGACCGCCCAGCCCGTACGGCGCTCGGCGCGCTCGCGGCCCGGCTGCGCTCGGGCCCGTCCTCGGCGGCGGGCCGGGCGGCCGGCGCGGACGGTGAGGAGTTGCAGCTGACCGCGTACGGGCTGGGCGGTCCGGCCGGGCCGGAGGACCGGCTCGCACTCGGCGTCTGCGCTCCCCGGCGGGACGGCGCGGACGGGGCGATCGTGGGAGTGGCCGTGGTGCTGCTGTCCCTGCTGACGGCGCGGCGGGTGGTCGGGGCCGAGGCAGAGCGCACGGCGGCGCTGGTACGGCTGATGCTCGGCGCCGATCCGGCACGGGTGGCGGGGCTGCTCAGCCCCTCGCCGGGGCAGGCGGGGACGCCCCCCGAGGGGAGATCCGGGACCCGCGAGGACGGCGGGCTGTGGACCGTGGTGCACGGGCGGCGGCGCGGCCGCGGCCGGGACGACGGGCTGCTGGCCACGGCGGCGCTCGCGGCCGGGCTCGGGACGCCGCTGGTCGACCTCGACGGGGACGCGCTGTGCGCCCTCGTGCCGGGCGAGGGGGCGGTACGGGCGCAGCCCGGCTGGACCCTGGGCGTCGGGGCGCCCGTAGCGGCCGCGGAGCTGCCGCGCGGCGGCGCCGACGCCGCCCGTGCGCTGCGGCGGGCCGTCGCCGGGCGGGTGCCGCTGGTGCGGCACGGCCCGTCCCGCGCGGGCGGCGTCGTCTCGCTGGTGGATCCGGCCGAGGCGGGGGCGCACGGCCGGGCCCTGCTCGCGCCGCTCGACGGCGCGCCGGCGCTGCTGGAGACGGTGCGGGTGTGGCTGTCGCTGCACGGCAGCTGGGACCGTACGGCGGTGGCACTGGAGGTGCACCGCAATACGGTCCGTCAGCGGATCGCCCGCGCCGAGGCCCTGCTCGATGTGGACCTCGGCGACGCGGACGTCCGGATGGAGCTGTGGTTCGCCCTCAAGTGGGCCTGA